The Mytilus edulis chromosome 12, xbMytEdul2.2, whole genome shotgun sequence genome contains a region encoding:
- the LOC139498925 gene encoding dnaJ homolog subfamily C member 27-like yields MEMGKMKKSLRIKIISMGNAEAGKSCIIKRYCEKRFVHKYLATIGIDYGVTKVNIRDKEVKVNIFDMAGHPIFYEVRNEFYKDTQGAIIVFDVSDRSSFEALDSWLLELQNEVGNQSEVDNIAVCVCANKTDKKRVVDESEGRIWADTRGYHYFETSAQTGEGVTEMFQNLFEGVVSAVENGGKKAPFTTQLGYSKDQVEAIQKLKAARSDYERLGVNIGASKDEVNKAYRKLAVLLHPDKSVAPGSEEAFKLLVAARTTLLKKCS; encoded by the exons AGTTGTATCATCAAAAGATATTGTGAGAAAAGATTTGTTCACAAATACCTGGCAACTATTGGAATTGATTATGGTGTTACTAA AGTCAACATTAGAGATAAAGAGGTTAAAGTCAATATATTTGACATGGCTGGACATCCTATATTCTATGAG gtAAGAAATGAGTTTTACAAGGATACTCAGGGAGCcattattgtatttgatgtatcAGACAGGAGTAGTTTTGAGGCACTGGATTCCTGGTTATTGGAGCTGCAGAATGAAGTAGGGAACCAGTCAGAAGTAGATAACATTGCAGTCTGTGTTTGTGCTAATAAG ACTGATAAGAAGAGAGTGGTTGATGAATCTGAAGGTAGGATATGGGCTGACACAAGAGGTTATCATTACTTTGAAACATCAGCACAAACAGGGGAAGGTGTCACAGAAATGTTTCAG AACTTATTTGAGGGTGTTGTATCGGCAGTAGAGAATGGTGGTAAGAAAGCACCTTTCACCACACAGTTAGGATATTCAAAGGATCAAGTTGAGGCTATACAGAAGCTTAAAGCAGCAAGGAGTGATTATGAGAGGCTAGGTGTTAATATAGGAGCATCCAA GGACGAAGTAAACAAAGCGTACAGAAAATTAGCAGTATTGTTACACCCAGATAAAAGTGTAGCACCAGGTAGTGAAGAGGCTTTCAAACTTTTAGTAGCAGCAAGGActacattgttaaaaaaatgttcataa